From Nitrospirota bacterium, the proteins below share one genomic window:
- a CDS encoding radical SAM protein, which yields MKSCQSRIYGAEFSHQEVAEAVREGRLLSMEMEFNKNCNFRCLYCYASDSNVNRNELSKHEFLDLINQARELGARKIIVLGGEPMLYPPIIEMIQYIRGLGMDIELFTNGTNITLEMARTLYDLGVRVVLKMNTFEEKIQDMLSGRKGAYAQIHEAFNNLKLAGYPSADRFMGISTVVCQQNIDELPRMWEWLRDQNIAPYFEMITPQGGAKEHNMLEVDSRQIEELFHRISRIDRKKYGHTWDPKPPLVGGECLRHQFSCAVNSEGFVQPCVGVTIPIGNVRKQRLKDILRESEVVQDLKNYTETIKGPCSECERLSECYGCRGAAYQMTGDYLASDPLCWKNLDKRDDIMFLPVDASQLVPHKQPMLLIDRLLEIQERASLSEMIVRADMIFVGKDGKLDDASYPEIISQAIAAQEGFRKLGSRSPQQEGFLLGIKNLAITGSACVGDTLRISVFKVARYGDFGIIQGEVRNGDTLIASGEVKVWQGDSKAAV from the coding sequence ATGAAATCCTGTCAGAGCCGTATTTACGGCGCGGAATTCTCCCATCAGGAGGTCGCCGAAGCCGTCCGTGAGGGCAGGTTGCTTTCCATGGAGATGGAGTTCAACAAGAACTGCAATTTTCGTTGTCTCTACTGCTATGCTTCGGACAGCAACGTCAACCGGAACGAGCTGAGCAAACATGAGTTCCTTGACCTCATCAACCAGGCCAGGGAACTGGGCGCGAGAAAGATCATCGTCCTCGGCGGCGAGCCCATGCTCTATCCCCCTATCATCGAGATGATCCAGTACATCAGGGGACTCGGCATGGACATCGAACTCTTCACGAACGGGACGAACATCACGCTTGAGATGGCCCGGACACTGTATGACCTCGGCGTGCGCGTGGTACTCAAGATGAACACGTTCGAGGAAAAGATCCAGGACATGCTCTCGGGAAGGAAAGGCGCGTATGCCCAGATACATGAAGCCTTCAACAACCTGAAACTGGCCGGCTATCCATCGGCGGACCGTTTCATGGGCATCAGCACGGTTGTTTGTCAGCAGAACATCGATGAGCTCCCGAGGATGTGGGAGTGGCTGCGGGACCAGAACATCGCACCCTATTTCGAGATGATCACCCCGCAGGGCGGCGCTAAAGAACACAATATGCTTGAAGTCGATTCCCGGCAGATCGAAGAGCTTTTTCACCGGATCTCCCGGATCGACCGGAAAAAATACGGACACACCTGGGACCCCAAGCCTCCGCTCGTGGGCGGAGAGTGTCTTCGTCACCAGTTCTCCTGCGCGGTCAACTCCGAAGGCTTTGTGCAGCCGTGCGTAGGGGTTACGATCCCGATCGGCAATGTCCGAAAACAACGGCTCAAGGACATTCTGCGGGAGAGTGAGGTGGTCCAGGACCTCAAGAACTATACCGAGACCATCAAAGGGCCGTGCAGCGAATGCGAACGGTTGAGCGAATGTTACGGCTGCCGGGGAGCGGCATACCAGATGACCGGCGACTACCTGGCTTCCGACCCCCTGTGCTGGAAGAACCTGGATAAACGGGATGATATCATGTTCCTGCCGGTGGATGCCAGTCAGCTCGTTCCGCATAAACAGCCCATGCTGCTCATCGACCGGCTCCTCGAGATCCAGGAGCGGGCGTCCCTGTCCGAGATGATCGTGCGCGCGGACATGATATTTGTGGGGAAGGACGGGAAGCTCGATGATGCTTCGTATCCCGAGATCATATCCCAGGCTATCGCCGCACAGGAGGGATTTCGAAAGCTCGGGAGCCGTAGTCCCCAGCAGGAAGGCTTCCTGCTGGGCATCAAGAACCTCGCGATCACCGGAAGCGCGTGCGTCGGCGATACCCTTCGCATATCAGTGTTCAAGGTCGCGAGGTATGGAGACTTCGGCATCATCCAGGGAGAGGTCAGGAATGGCGATACCCTGATCGCCAGCGGAGAAGTAAAGGTCTGGCAGGGCGATAGCAAGGCGGCCGTATGA
- a CDS encoding outer membrane lipoprotein carrier protein LolA: MMMNKNSGKGGAVLFLILFILVHAGQVFAKDMKTDAAPESTDLSAVLNSIGKKVSDFKTLKTDFTQEKEMAMFKEKLVLRGRIYLQKPNKVAWHVDKPLRYSVLITDTFIRQWDEDTDQVQELSLTKNPMFQNVIKQLTVWFSGEYGLLLETNDVRLVKRSPLTIEFSPRANNDSRKVIKNITITFRQDETYLQQIRMQELSGDITTITFTNTLLNAPLDSSDFEVRPIGKHSSLTIMDSKGMQLSLVNVDHPLGDLGFSNGVHPVRERSTSLFSDNVHIQLSRKDVVEGHRAPVAFSNGVKHV; the protein is encoded by the coding sequence ATGATGATGAACAAAAATAGCGGGAAAGGGGGGGCCGTTCTCTTCCTGATCCTCTTTATCCTGGTGCACGCTGGACAGGTTTTCGCAAAGGACATGAAAACTGATGCTGCGCCGGAATCAACCGATCTGTCCGCAGTGCTGAACAGCATCGGGAAAAAGGTCTCGGACTTCAAGACCCTTAAAACGGATTTCACCCAGGAAAAAGAGATGGCCATGTTCAAGGAGAAACTCGTGCTTAGGGGCAGGATCTATCTCCAGAAACCGAACAAGGTCGCCTGGCATGTGGATAAGCCGCTCCGGTATTCCGTCCTGATCACTGATACATTCATCCGTCAGTGGGACGAAGACACGGACCAGGTCCAGGAACTCTCGTTGACGAAAAACCCGATGTTCCAGAACGTGATCAAGCAGTTGACGGTCTGGTTCTCCGGCGAGTACGGCTTACTTCTTGAGACCAATGATGTGCGGCTGGTGAAACGCAGTCCCCTGACGATCGAGTTCTCTCCCCGCGCGAATAATGACTCCCGGAAGGTGATCAAGAACATCACGATTACCTTCCGACAGGACGAGACCTATTTACAGCAGATCCGTATGCAGGAACTGAGCGGCGATATCACCACGATCACGTTCACGAACACGCTCCTGAATGCGCCTCTCGACAGCAGCGACTTTGAGGTCCGCCCCATTGGAAAACATAGTTCTCTAACAATCATGGACAGCAAGGGAATGCAACTATCGCTTGTGAATGTTGACCATCCTCTTGGAGACCTCGGATTCTCTAACGGGGTTCACCCCGTTAGAGAACGGAGTACCTCCTTGTTCTCCGATAACGTTCATATCCAACTATCCCGAAAGGATGTTGTGGAAGGTCATCGTGCGCCGGTGGCCTTCTCTAACGGGGTAAAGCATGTTTGA